The Ruminococcaceae bacterium BL-4 region AACATTTCAATCCACGCACCCCGTGAGAGGTGCGACTTGTTGTCATCGTTAATGTTATAGCCGGTAACGTATTTCAATCCACGCACCCCGTGAGAGGTGCGACAAACATCCGGATATTCTTGTCTTGC contains the following coding sequences:
- a CDS encoding protein of unknown function (Evidence 5 : Unknown function) produces the protein MRGLKYVTGYNINDDNKSHLSRGAWIEMFSSKINVLRR